One region of Tamandua tetradactyla isolate mTamTet1 chromosome 6, mTamTet1.pri, whole genome shotgun sequence genomic DNA includes:
- the KCTD11 gene encoding BTB/POZ domain-containing protein KCTD11: MLGAMFRAGTPMPPTPTPQGGGHYFIDRDGKAFRHILNFLRLGRLDLPRGYGETALLRAEADFYQIQPLLDALRELEASRGASAPTAALLHADVDASPRLVHFSARRGPHHYELSSAQVDTFRANLFCTDPECLGAMRARFGVANGDRAEGGPHFRLEWAPRPAELPEVEYGRLGLQPLWAGGPGERREVVGTPGFLEEVLRVALEYGFRLDSVFPDPEDLLNSRSLRFVRH; this comes from the coding sequence ATGCTGGGAGCTATGTTCCGGGCCGGCACCCCCAtgccccccactcccactccccagGGAGGGGGCCACTATTTCATCGACAGGGATGGCAAAGCCTTCCGGCACATCCTAAATTTCCTGCGGCTGGGGCGCCTGGACCTGCCCCGCGGGTATGGGGAGACAGCACTTCTCAGGGCTGAGGCTGACTTCTACCAGATCCAGCCCCTCCTGGATGCTCTGCGGGAACTGGAGGCATCTCGGGGGGCCTCCGCCCCCACTGCTGCCCTGCTCCATGCAGATGTAGATGCCAGCCCGCGTCTGGTGCACTTCTCTGCTCGCCGGGGCCCACACCACTATGAGCTCAGCTCCGCCCAGGTGGACACCTTCCGAGCCAACCTGTTCTGCACCGACCCCGAGTGTCTGGGCGCCATGCGAGCCCGATTCGGTGTGGCCAACGGGGACAGGGCAGAGGGCGGCCCGCACTTTCGACTGGAGTGGGCCCCCCGCCCAGCGGAACTCCCTGAGGTGGAGTATGGGAGACTGGGGCTGCAGCCGCTGTGGGCTGGGGGGCCAGGAGAGCGCCGGGAGGTGGTGGGTACGccgggcttcctggaggaggtgctgCGGGTGGCCCTGGAGTACGGCTTCCGCCTAGACTCCGTCTTCCCTGACCCTGAGGACCTGCTTAACTCCCGATCTCTGCGCTTTGTCCGGCACTGA
- the TMEM95 gene encoding sperm-egg fusion protein TMEM95 isoform X1 translates to MWMLALGGVFLAATQACVFCRLPAHDLLSRLTRLCSQMEAQWEECGASWNFSAFALDDVSMNRVTEKTHRVLRVMGEVKGEEIKESPSWLPLYWQWLQKIKFPEYTRAALCAPACRGSTTLFNCSTCLAAEVRCWPRKRCFPESHDLREARILLVSLFGAILLLGVVSLVVESRYLHTR, encoded by the exons ATGTGGATGCTGGCACTAGGCGGGGTTTTCCTGGCAGCCACCCAGGCCTGTGTCTTCTGCCGCCTCCCAGCCCACGACTTGCTGAGCCGCCTTACTCGGCTCTGTAGCCAGATGGAGGCTCAGTGGGAGGAATGTGGAGCTTCCTGGAACTTCTCGGCCTTTGCCTTAG ATGACGTGTCCATGAACAGGGTCACGGAGAAGACACACAGAGTCCTGAGGGTCATGGGTGAAGTCAAGGGGGAAG AGATCAAAGAGTCTCCTTCCTGGCTCCCTTTATATTGGCAGTGGCTTCAAAAGATCAAGTTCCCAGAGTACACCAGGGCAG CCCTCTGTGCCCCTGCCTGTC GGGGCAGCACCACCCTGTTCAACTGCTCCACCTGCCTGGCCGCGGAGGTGCGCTGCTGGCCCCGAAAGCGCTGCTTCCCAG AAAGTCACGATCTTCGGGAAGCCCGGATTCTGCTCGTCTCCCTCTTCGGAGCTATTCTGCTTCTGGGTGTTGTGAGCCTTGTGGTGGA GTCCCGATACCTCCACACAAGGTGA
- the TMEM95 gene encoding sperm-egg fusion protein TMEM95 isoform X2, with protein MWMLALGGVFLAATQACVFCRLPAHDLLSRLTRLCSQMEAQWEECGASWNFSAFALDDVSMNRVTEKTHRVLRVMEIKESPSWLPLYWQWLQKIKFPEYTRAALCAPACRGSTTLFNCSTCLAAEVRCWPRKRCFPESHDLREARILLVSLFGAILLLGVVSLVVESRYLHTR; from the exons ATGTGGATGCTGGCACTAGGCGGGGTTTTCCTGGCAGCCACCCAGGCCTGTGTCTTCTGCCGCCTCCCAGCCCACGACTTGCTGAGCCGCCTTACTCGGCTCTGTAGCCAGATGGAGGCTCAGTGGGAGGAATGTGGAGCTTCCTGGAACTTCTCGGCCTTTGCCTTAG ATGACGTGTCCATGAACAGGGTCACGGAGAAGACACACAGAGTCCTGAGGGTCATGG AGATCAAAGAGTCTCCTTCCTGGCTCCCTTTATATTGGCAGTGGCTTCAAAAGATCAAGTTCCCAGAGTACACCAGGGCAG CCCTCTGTGCCCCTGCCTGTC GGGGCAGCACCACCCTGTTCAACTGCTCCACCTGCCTGGCCGCGGAGGTGCGCTGCTGGCCCCGAAAGCGCTGCTTCCCAG AAAGTCACGATCTTCGGGAAGCCCGGATTCTGCTCGTCTCCCTCTTCGGAGCTATTCTGCTTCTGGGTGTTGTGAGCCTTGTGGTGGA GTCCCGATACCTCCACACAAGGTGA
- the TMEM95 gene encoding sperm-egg fusion protein TMEM95 isoform X3: MWMLALGGVFLAATQACVFCRLPAHDLLSRLTRLCSQMEAQWEECGASWNFSAFALEIKESPSWLPLYWQWLQKIKFPEYTRAALCAPACRGSTTLFNCSTCLAAEVRCWPRKRCFPESHDLREARILLVSLFGAILLLGVVSLVVESRYLHTR; encoded by the exons ATGTGGATGCTGGCACTAGGCGGGGTTTTCCTGGCAGCCACCCAGGCCTGTGTCTTCTGCCGCCTCCCAGCCCACGACTTGCTGAGCCGCCTTACTCGGCTCTGTAGCCAGATGGAGGCTCAGTGGGAGGAATGTGGAGCTTCCTGGAACTTCTCGGCCTTTGCCTTAG AGATCAAAGAGTCTCCTTCCTGGCTCCCTTTATATTGGCAGTGGCTTCAAAAGATCAAGTTCCCAGAGTACACCAGGGCAG CCCTCTGTGCCCCTGCCTGTC GGGGCAGCACCACCCTGTTCAACTGCTCCACCTGCCTGGCCGCGGAGGTGCGCTGCTGGCCCCGAAAGCGCTGCTTCCCAG AAAGTCACGATCTTCGGGAAGCCCGGATTCTGCTCGTCTCCCTCTTCGGAGCTATTCTGCTTCTGGGTGTTGTGAGCCTTGTGGTGGA GTCCCGATACCTCCACACAAGGTGA